In one Bryobacteraceae bacterium genomic region, the following are encoded:
- a CDS encoding DUF2061 domain-containing protein — MDSHARSLAKAVSYRVLGSLSTAGLVYVFTGSAKISIGAGVLDSVVKIALYFLHERIWNSIPFGRPKAPEYEI, encoded by the coding sequence GTGGATTCGCATGCCCGGAGTTTGGCTAAGGCCGTCAGCTACCGCGTATTAGGCTCGCTGTCGACCGCCGGACTCGTCTACGTATTCACCGGCAGCGCCAAAATCTCCATCGGCGCCGGAGTACTTGACTCTGTAGTGAAGATTGCCCTCTACTTCCTCCACGAGCGCATCTGGAACTCAATTCCCTTCGGACGGCCAAAGGCGCCCGAGTACGAGATTTGA
- a CDS encoding SRPBCC domain-containing protein → MSKLTLETEGDRHVVVRRRLNAPPEAVYRAHMEPELIRQWMLGPPGWSMPVCINEARPGGKIRYEWSDGAGGGFSLTGEFLILEPPRRIVHVERMHLPEPTPDNHVETTFEQDGNGTLITMRMTLPDEATRAAMLATGMEHGMEASYARLDAMG, encoded by the coding sequence ATGAGTAAACTGACGCTCGAGACGGAAGGCGACCGCCACGTGGTGGTCCGGAGGAGACTCAATGCGCCGCCGGAGGCGGTTTACCGGGCGCACATGGAGCCGGAACTGATCCGGCAGTGGATGTTGGGGCCGCCGGGGTGGTCCATGCCGGTTTGCATCAACGAAGCCCGGCCCGGGGGCAAGATCCGCTACGAGTGGAGCGATGGAGCGGGCGGCGGGTTCTCCCTGACAGGGGAGTTCCTGATCCTGGAGCCGCCCCGGCGGATCGTGCACGTGGAACGGATGCACCTGCCGGAACCGACCCCGGACAACCACGTGGAAACGACGTTCGAGCAGGACGGAAACGGAACGCTGATCACGATGCGGATGACGCTACCGGACGAAGCGACGCGGGCGGCGATGCTGGCAACGGGGATGGAGCACGGAATGGAGGCGAGCTACGCGCGTCTGGATGCGATGGGATAA
- a CDS encoding 2Fe-2S iron-sulfur cluster-binding protein, protein MPKLTVLTPENPSGIVVDFDPETLPYTHHGKPCSILDICLNNGIELEHACGGSCACTTCHVVVEAGEANLSEMDDDEADRVEQAADVTLRSRLGCQAVASGDITVSIPSWNRNYISEGGKSLNLGDAIPPPRV, encoded by the coding sequence GTGCCGAAGCTGACCGTTCTTACGCCGGAGAATCCTTCCGGAATCGTCGTGGATTTCGATCCGGAGACGCTCCCCTACACGCACCACGGCAAACCCTGCTCGATCCTCGACATCTGTCTGAACAACGGGATCGAGCTGGAGCACGCTTGTGGCGGGAGCTGCGCGTGCACGACTTGCCACGTGGTGGTGGAGGCCGGCGAGGCGAACCTCTCCGAGATGGACGACGACGAGGCCGACCGTGTGGAGCAGGCGGCGGACGTGACGCTGCGTTCGCGGCTGGGCTGCCAGGCGGTGGCTTCGGGCGATATCACGGTGAGCATTCCTTCCTGGAACCGCAACTACATCAGCGAGGGGGGAAAGTCGCTGAACCTCGGCGACGCGATTCCACCGCCACGAGTGTAA
- a CDS encoding FecR domain-containing protein → MRLKSAAVLVTLGFAVGACAQEVVSARAGLVHYLEGKVFLEGNELGQISNEKLFTQAPTMKDGQELTTGLGRAEILLAPGIVLRIGEESAIRMIRGSLEDTKLELLRGDAVLSIEELLKENRVTIACANASIVPEQTGVYRIRAGETPELLVYDGKARVMMDDERVATLKRGRVISLAKAEQSRKFDVDETSDALQRWSMRRSRYLALANVSAAKSMLDSGNYSSVSGWRWNPYFGMFTFIPARGVICNGLWGYCFYTPGSVYSAIYRPVYRSPRMSNGGFSGPSYGYNSSYGYGTASSRTYGDYSPPSGSPAASAVSSAPATAPRAAESSVGRGAGGGGRSR, encoded by the coding sequence ATGAGATTGAAATCCGCCGCCGTTCTAGTCACGCTCGGCTTCGCCGTCGGCGCTTGCGCGCAGGAAGTCGTCAGCGCGCGAGCGGGGCTCGTCCACTATCTCGAGGGCAAGGTATTCCTCGAAGGCAACGAACTCGGTCAGATCTCGAACGAAAAGCTGTTCACACAGGCCCCCACGATGAAAGACGGCCAGGAACTTACCACCGGGCTCGGCCGCGCCGAGATCCTTCTTGCGCCCGGCATCGTGCTGCGCATCGGTGAGGAGTCCGCCATCCGCATGATCCGCGGTTCGCTCGAAGATACGAAGCTCGAGCTCCTCCGCGGAGACGCCGTGCTCAGCATTGAGGAACTCCTCAAGGAAAACCGCGTCACCATTGCGTGCGCTAACGCCTCGATCGTCCCCGAACAAACCGGCGTCTACCGCATCCGCGCCGGCGAGACGCCGGAACTGCTCGTCTACGACGGCAAGGCCCGCGTGATGATGGACGACGAGCGCGTCGCGACGCTCAAGCGCGGCCGGGTGATCTCACTCGCCAAGGCCGAGCAATCCCGCAAGTTCGACGTCGACGAGACCAGCGATGCCCTGCAGCGATGGTCCATGCGCCGCTCCCGGTATCTCGCGTTGGCCAACGTCTCCGCCGCCAAGTCCATGCTCGACTCCGGCAACTACTCGTCGGTCAGCGGGTGGCGCTGGAACCCCTACTTCGGTATGTTCACCTTCATTCCAGCGCGCGGCGTCATCTGCAACGGTCTGTGGGGTTATTGCTTCTATACGCCCGGCAGCGTCTATTCGGCCATCTACCGCCCTGTGTACCGATCGCCCAGAATGAGCAATGGCGGCTTCAGCGGACCCAGCTACGGCTATAATTCCTCGTACGGCTACGGCACGGCATCGTCGCGCACCTATGGGGACTACTCCCCGCCCTCCGGTTCACCCGCCGCCAGCGCCGTGTCCTCGGCTCCGGCCACCGCCCCGCGCGCTGCAGAATCGAGCGTCGGACGAGGCGCGGGCGGAGGCGGTCGATCCCGGTAG
- a CDS encoding pentapeptide repeat-containing protein, with protein MGPMEVSIPPAFVEGIGEELAAHRLWLGRIGGARVDWTRRRMAGIDMRDAVLTSAMLRATDLSASVLDRTRLDGAILVEGDLRGARLERTDFTGADLRWTRFDGASGAQLTLSEANLGEAVLAGADLEESRWFDAIVERTVLAGAKLARAAFSQARVTQADFSGCDLRGANLAHARFSLSKFVRACLEGARCNDGSFTDCNLAQSVLDGASLVRANFSRCNFDRASLANSDLREARLNAADLSGARLTGARMRMTQLYAADLRGADLSGARDLTPDQLSAAKTDAATILPNGAPGPYFRWSGSERP; from the coding sequence ATGGGCCCAATGGAAGTGTCGATTCCGCCAGCTTTCGTGGAGGGAATCGGCGAGGAATTGGCGGCGCACCGGCTTTGGCTCGGCCGGATCGGCGGCGCCCGCGTCGACTGGACTCGCCGCCGCATGGCGGGCATCGATATGCGCGACGCCGTCCTCACGAGCGCCATGCTGCGCGCCACCGACCTCTCGGCCAGCGTACTCGACCGCACCCGGCTCGACGGCGCCATTCTTGTGGAGGGCGACCTCCGCGGCGCGCGCCTCGAGCGCACCGACTTCACCGGAGCCGACCTCCGCTGGACCCGTTTCGACGGGGCCTCCGGCGCTCAGCTCACTCTCAGCGAAGCCAACCTCGGAGAAGCAGTCCTCGCCGGCGCGGACCTGGAGGAATCCCGCTGGTTCGACGCTATCGTCGAACGCACCGTCCTCGCCGGCGCCAAACTCGCCCGCGCGGCCTTCAGCCAGGCCCGCGTCACCCAGGCCGACTTCTCCGGCTGCGACCTGCGCGGCGCAAACCTCGCCCACGCCCGCTTCTCGTTGTCGAAGTTTGTACGCGCCTGCCTCGAAGGCGCCCGGTGCAACGACGGTTCCTTTACCGACTGCAATCTCGCCCAATCAGTTCTCGACGGCGCCTCGCTCGTCCGCGCCAACTTCAGCCGTTGCAACTTCGACCGCGCCAGCCTCGCCAACAGCGACCTCCGCGAAGCCCGCCTCAACGCGGCCGATCTCAGCGGCGCGCGGCTCACCGGCGCGCGCATGCGGATGACCCAACTCTACGCGGCCGATCTGCGCGGCGCGGATCTGTCCGGCGCCCGCGACCTCACCCCCGATCAACTCTCCGCCGCCAAAACCGACGCCGCCACCATCCTCCCCAACGGCGCTCCCGGCCCTTATTTCCGCTGGTCCGGCTCGGAGCGGCCCTGA
- a CDS encoding DUF72 domain-containing protein, which produces MSADPGAVGRLFAGTSGFAYAAWKPAFYPDKLAAAKFLSYYATRLNAVEINYTFRRLAAASTFEGWIAQTPADFVFACKAHQKITHFQRLGESEFNEVFFRSLEPLRLQRRLGPVLFQLPPQFLLDLGRLEAFLKQTPEDVRCAFEFRNKSWLNEDVYAALEAHGAALCLAESDNLAIPERLTAGFVYFRLRKSVYEPEDRREIAERVAGITAGGRDAYVFFKHEETPDGALYAEELLGSQGRSEPDQRK; this is translated from the coding sequence ATGAGCGCTGACCCGGGAGCGGTTGGGCGGTTGTTCGCCGGAACGTCTGGTTTTGCTTACGCGGCGTGGAAACCGGCGTTCTACCCGGACAAACTGGCCGCCGCGAAGTTCCTTTCCTATTACGCCACGAGGCTGAACGCGGTGGAGATCAACTACACGTTCCGGCGGCTGGCGGCGGCGTCGACATTCGAAGGGTGGATCGCGCAGACGCCGGCGGATTTCGTTTTCGCGTGCAAGGCGCATCAGAAGATCACGCATTTCCAGAGACTGGGCGAATCCGAGTTCAACGAAGTGTTCTTTCGGTCGCTCGAGCCTCTGCGGCTGCAGCGCCGGTTGGGTCCGGTGCTCTTCCAGTTGCCTCCGCAGTTCCTGCTGGACCTCGGGCGGCTGGAAGCGTTCCTCAAGCAGACGCCGGAGGACGTGCGGTGCGCGTTCGAGTTTCGCAACAAGAGTTGGCTGAACGAGGATGTCTACGCGGCGCTGGAGGCGCATGGGGCGGCGCTGTGCCTGGCGGAGTCCGACAACCTGGCGATCCCGGAGCGGCTGACGGCGGGATTCGTGTATTTTCGGCTCCGGAAGTCGGTGTATGAACCGGAGGATCGGAGGGAGATCGCCGAGCGGGTGGCCGGGATCACGGCAGGCGGGCGGGACGCGTACGTTTTCTTCAAGCACGAAGAGACGCCGGACGGCGCGTTATACGCGGAGGAGTTGCTGGGATCTCAGGGCCGCTCCGAGCCGGACCAGCGGAAATAA
- the murJ gene encoding murein biosynthesis integral membrane protein MurJ, protein MPHSPARPASDSAAAEGVVRSAGLVSAATMLSRVTGLVRESVIAGLFGARMEADAYRLAFLLPNLTRDLFAEGALSSAFVPTFTQELTTKGREEAARLANLVATAVILVVGTICILGVLAAPVLVDLFAPGFRATPGKTELAVRLTRTMFPFLLLVALAAQAMGVLNACNQFGVPSLAPTLFNIFSISSGLVIGFHYGPSLGISPIQGMAWGVLIGGVCQLMGQAPSLYRQGFRFRPGFDWSHPGLRHIVKLMGPAILGGASVQINVFVNTNLATYVDDPIRGVNGAVSWLNYAFRFFQLPLGLFGVAIASATVPSISRSLASGLHGEFRRTLNRSLGVAFLMTVPSTVGLIVLGEDMINAVFRRGEFNSYDARQTAFALSCYALGLAAYSGAKILNPAFYALKDSRTPMLISLGSIAINFVVATTLVKYTGLGHAGLALSTSSVALFAFFCQFLIMGRRVGGIHGRQLLSSTVRMGLAALGMGICVAMLRLAMWNWLGDVRWFSVAALAVCIPTGLGVFYGLCRLLRVEEMDLAMSGVLSPLRRIARIGRG, encoded by the coding sequence ATGCCACACTCTCCGGCACGTCCCGCGTCCGATTCCGCGGCCGCCGAGGGCGTGGTCCGTTCCGCGGGGCTGGTATCGGCGGCGACGATGCTGAGTCGGGTGACGGGGCTGGTCCGCGAGTCTGTCATCGCAGGGCTGTTCGGCGCGCGGATGGAAGCCGACGCCTACCGCCTGGCGTTCCTGCTGCCGAACCTGACTCGGGATTTGTTCGCCGAGGGGGCGCTTTCCTCGGCGTTCGTACCGACGTTCACACAGGAGCTGACGACGAAGGGGCGGGAAGAGGCGGCGCGGCTGGCGAACCTGGTGGCGACGGCGGTGATCCTGGTGGTCGGCACGATTTGCATTCTCGGCGTGCTGGCCGCGCCGGTGCTGGTGGATCTGTTCGCGCCCGGATTCCGGGCCACTCCGGGAAAGACCGAACTGGCGGTGCGGCTTACGAGGACGATGTTTCCGTTTCTGCTGCTGGTGGCGCTGGCGGCGCAGGCGATGGGCGTTCTCAACGCGTGCAACCAGTTTGGCGTGCCGTCGCTCGCACCGACGCTTTTCAACATTTTTTCGATCAGTTCCGGGCTGGTGATCGGATTCCACTACGGCCCGTCGCTTGGGATCAGTCCGATTCAGGGGATGGCCTGGGGCGTTTTGATCGGCGGCGTTTGTCAGTTGATGGGGCAGGCGCCGAGCCTGTACCGGCAGGGCTTCCGGTTCCGGCCGGGATTCGACTGGTCGCACCCTGGACTGCGGCATATCGTGAAGCTGATGGGTCCCGCCATTCTCGGCGGCGCGTCGGTGCAGATCAACGTTTTCGTGAATACGAACCTGGCCACGTACGTGGACGATCCGATTCGCGGCGTGAACGGTGCGGTGAGCTGGCTCAACTACGCCTTCCGGTTTTTCCAGCTTCCGCTGGGGTTGTTCGGCGTGGCGATCGCGTCGGCGACGGTGCCTTCGATTTCGCGGTCTCTCGCGTCGGGGCTGCATGGCGAATTCCGGAGGACGTTGAACCGGTCACTCGGCGTGGCGTTTCTGATGACGGTCCCGTCGACGGTCGGGCTGATCGTGCTGGGCGAGGACATGATTAACGCGGTATTCCGGCGGGGCGAATTCAACAGCTACGACGCGCGGCAGACGGCGTTCGCGCTCAGTTGCTACGCGCTTGGGCTTGCGGCGTACTCGGGCGCGAAGATTCTGAACCCGGCCTTTTACGCGCTGAAAGACTCGCGGACGCCGATGTTGATCTCGCTCGGGTCGATCGCGATCAACTTCGTAGTGGCGACGACGCTGGTGAAGTACACCGGGCTGGGGCACGCCGGGCTGGCGCTGTCAACCTCGTCGGTGGCGTTGTTCGCGTTCTTTTGCCAGTTCCTGATCATGGGTCGTCGGGTGGGCGGCATTCACGGGCGGCAGCTTTTGTCGAGCACGGTGAGGATGGGCCTGGCCGCGCTCGGCATGGGTATCTGCGTGGCGATGCTGCGGCTGGCGATGTGGAACTGGCTGGGCGACGTGCGGTGGTTCAGCGTGGCGGCGCTGGCAGTATGCATCCCGACCGGGCTGGGCGTATTCTACGGGCTGTGCCGATTGCTGCGCGTGGAGGAGATGGATTTGGCGATGTCGGGCGTGCTTTCTCCCCTGCGGCGGATCGCCCGTATCGGCCGGGGGTAA
- the hpt gene encoding hypoxanthine phosphoribosyltransferase: MTPPIERVLYTADDVDARIAAVAAEIDEHYRGREVKLIGVLKGSVFFLTALARRLTIPVRIDFLAISSFAPQRATAPGIVRIAKDLDEPIEGEDVLVVEDIVDTGLTLRYLLQTLAGRGPESLSICTLLDRTSRRLVQLPVSFRCFEIGDHFVVGCGLDHRQLYRNLPYLAVLKQDRR, translated from the coding sequence ATGACGCCACCGATCGAACGCGTGCTCTACACAGCCGACGACGTCGACGCCCGGATCGCAGCAGTGGCGGCGGAGATCGACGAGCACTACCGGGGACGCGAAGTAAAACTGATCGGAGTGCTGAAGGGCTCTGTGTTTTTTCTCACGGCGCTGGCGCGGCGCCTGACGATCCCGGTTCGGATCGATTTTCTGGCGATCTCCTCGTTTGCGCCGCAGCGGGCGACGGCCCCGGGGATCGTGCGGATTGCGAAGGATCTCGACGAGCCGATCGAAGGCGAGGATGTGCTGGTGGTGGAGGATATCGTCGACACCGGTTTGACGCTGCGGTACCTGCTGCAGACGCTTGCGGGGCGGGGTCCGGAATCGCTGTCCATCTGCACGCTGCTCGACCGTACGTCGCGACGGCTAGTGCAGTTGCCGGTATCGTTCCGGTGCTTCGAGATCGGGGATCATTTCGTGGTGGGCTGCGGACTGGACCACCGCCAGCTCTACCGGAACCTGCCGTATCTGGCGGTCTTGAAGCAGGACCGCCGGTAG
- a CDS encoding C4-type zinc ribbon domain-containing protein: MQSDLDTIARVQTLDLRAAELRTEIAELPKQIARIEKQLEAHNRSLEASKAMLAANQKDRRACEGEIQVQQQKISKLREQMMSAKTNEQYRAFQHEIEFCEGAVRTQEDRIIELMDQVEKLESAVKADEAALAVERTGVEKQQNEARERTAADRAALDQTQAERKDMLASVNPAVAAAYERALKRFKVVAVADASNGRCSACHLELRPQFFLELRRRDKLMLCENCSRILHYNPPVAVDEHGPAAASTPVASSRGQRATAASSAAPRPTGSGTRVDMT; the protein is encoded by the coding sequence ATGCAGAGCGATCTCGATACGATAGCCAGGGTTCAAACTCTTGATCTGCGGGCCGCCGAGCTTCGCACGGAAATCGCCGAGCTTCCCAAACAAATCGCGCGGATTGAAAAGCAGCTCGAAGCCCACAACCGAAGCTTGGAGGCGAGCAAGGCGATGTTGGCCGCCAACCAGAAAGACCGGCGGGCGTGCGAGGGCGAAATCCAGGTTCAGCAGCAGAAAATTTCCAAACTTCGCGAGCAGATGATGTCGGCGAAAACCAACGAGCAATACCGCGCGTTTCAGCACGAAATCGAATTTTGCGAAGGCGCGGTGCGGACGCAGGAAGACCGGATCATCGAACTGATGGACCAGGTGGAGAAGCTCGAGAGCGCGGTGAAGGCGGACGAGGCCGCGCTGGCGGTTGAGCGGACGGGCGTGGAGAAGCAGCAGAACGAGGCGAGGGAGCGCACGGCGGCGGACAGGGCGGCGCTCGACCAGACGCAAGCGGAACGGAAAGATATGCTGGCGTCGGTGAACCCGGCGGTAGCGGCGGCCTACGAGCGGGCGCTGAAGCGGTTCAAGGTAGTGGCGGTGGCGGACGCATCGAACGGTCGTTGCTCGGCGTGCCATCTCGAACTGCGGCCGCAGTTCTTCCTGGAGTTGCGGCGCCGCGACAAGCTGATGTTGTGCGAGAACTGCAGCCGTATCTTGCATTACAATCCGCCGGTGGCGGTGGACGAGCACGGTCCGGCGGCTGCTAGCACGCCGGTGGCGTCAAGCCGTGGCCAGCGGGCGACGGCGGCATCGTCCGCGGCGCCCCGGCCGACGGGTAGCGGCACGCGCGTCGACATGACATGA
- a CDS encoding metalloregulator ArsR/SmtB family transcription factor: MIALDTAFAALADPTRRAILARLASGEAGVLELAEPFAISQPAVSHHLKVLERAGLITRRAEGTKRPCRLAPEGLAAIDAWLAMMRAAFEANYDRLDKLLAKTSKVDGDTNE, translated from the coding sequence ATGATCGCACTGGACACCGCCTTCGCCGCACTGGCAGACCCGACTAGGCGAGCCATCCTCGCTCGCCTGGCGTCCGGGGAGGCCGGCGTGCTGGAACTGGCCGAGCCCTTCGCGATTTCGCAGCCGGCCGTCTCGCACCACCTGAAAGTGCTCGAGCGGGCGGGGCTGATTACGCGACGGGCTGAGGGAACGAAGCGTCCGTGCCGGCTGGCGCCGGAGGGCCTCGCGGCGATTGACGCGTGGCTGGCAATGATGCGCGCGGCCTTCGAAGCCAACTACGACCGGCTGGACAAACTGCTCGCAAAGACAAGCAAGGTGGATGGAGACACGAATGAGTAA
- a CDS encoding glycosyltransferase family 1 protein → MTGAIRTSMRVSIDATPLLLRSAGVKTYFYHWLKHLARVRTDIDLDVFPRMPDTGSLDHEASQLSRIGTAWRLGLLLAANNGVPGAMRTLLPPCRLFHVTNQVRRPPANAALSATVHDMTCWLMPEVHTAANVRADREFADAVLRRARALIAVSENTRRDVVRLLRLDERRVEVIYPGVSEAYFRAAAAPEAKGIQTPGASRTEKPYVLFAGTIEPRKNLGRLLDAYLTMPASIRNEYELRIAGPAGWGSRELMDRLSAPPPGVRYLGYVPEAEMPALFAGASLLAYPSLYEGFGFPVAQALACGVPVLTANVSSLPEVAGPGGCVVDPGSVSEIAAALARLLTSPSERGRLAAAGAEHARRMFQWQDNAARSVRFFEGALA, encoded by the coding sequence ATGACGGGTGCGATTCGGACATCCATGCGGGTTTCGATCGATGCCACGCCGCTGCTGTTACGCTCGGCGGGCGTCAAGACTTATTTTTACCATTGGCTGAAGCACCTCGCCCGTGTCCGGACGGACATCGATCTCGATGTCTTTCCCCGGATGCCGGACACCGGGAGCCTCGATCATGAAGCGAGCCAGCTCAGCCGCATCGGCACGGCTTGGCGCCTCGGTCTGCTGCTTGCGGCCAACAACGGCGTGCCCGGCGCGATGCGCACTCTGCTTCCGCCCTGCCGGCTCTTCCACGTCACCAATCAGGTCCGCCGGCCGCCGGCGAACGCCGCCCTCTCGGCGACGGTGCACGACATGACTTGCTGGCTGATGCCGGAAGTCCACACCGCCGCCAATGTCCGTGCCGACCGCGAATTCGCCGACGCCGTGCTCCGGCGCGCCCGAGCCCTCATCGCCGTTTCCGAAAACACTCGCCGCGACGTCGTCCGCCTCCTCCGCCTCGACGAGCGCCGGGTGGAAGTGATTTATCCTGGAGTGAGTGAAGCGTACTTCCGGGCGGCGGCCGCGCCGGAAGCCAAGGGCATCCAGACACCCGGCGCTTCCCGAACCGAAAAGCCGTACGTCCTGTTTGCCGGAACGATCGAGCCGCGGAAAAACCTCGGGCGGCTCTTGGATGCCTATTTGACGATGCCCGCTTCCATCCGAAACGAATACGAGCTTCGAATCGCCGGTCCCGCCGGATGGGGTTCTCGGGAACTGATGGACCGGTTGTCCGCGCCGCCTCCGGGCGTTCGCTATCTCGGCTACGTCCCCGAAGCGGAAATGCCCGCGCTGTTTGCCGGGGCCTCGCTGCTCGCCTACCCTTCGCTCTACGAAGGCTTCGGATTTCCCGTCGCCCAGGCTCTCGCCTGCGGCGTTCCGGTACTCACGGCGAACGTATCCTCGCTGCCGGAAGTGGCCGGTCCCGGCGGCTGTGTCGTCGATCCGGGTAGCGTCTCGGAGATCGCAGCCGCGCTGGCTCGTCTGCTCACCAGCCCGTCGGAACGGGGGCGCCTCGCCGCCGCCGGCGCCGAACACGCCAGGCGCATGTTCCAGTGGCAGGACAACGCCGCCCGTAGCGTCAGGTTTTTCGAAGGGGCGCTCGCGTGA